The following coding sequences are from one Nicotiana tomentosiformis chromosome 3, ASM39032v3, whole genome shotgun sequence window:
- the LOC138907364 gene encoding uncharacterized protein — MVSAPIASPPTQLARARGQASRGRGQAIRGGGQPTRGRPRGGGQGGGAQPHFYAFSARPEAESYDAVITGIVPIFHRDASVLFDPGSTYSYVSSYFSSYLVVPRDSLSAPVYVSTLVRDSIIVDHVYRSCVITIGSLETSVDLMLLDMVDFDVILGRDWLSLYHTVLDFHTGVASIGVERDYSPFY; from the coding sequence ATGGTTTCGGCACCGATTGCATCACCGCCCACTCAGCTAGCTAGAGCTAGAGGTCAGGCAagtagaggtagaggtcaagccattagaggtggaggccagccaactaGAGGCCGTccaagaggtggaggtcagggtggtggggcccaacctcaTTTTTATGCATTCTCAGCTAGACCCGAGGCCGAGTCATATGACgccgttatcacaggtattgttccaattttccatagagatgcttcagttctatttgatccaggctctacttattcctacgtgtcatcctatttttcttcatatctggttgtgcctcgtgattctttgagtgctcccgTGTATGTGTCCACGCTGGTGCGAGATTCTAtcattgtagatcatgtttatcgctcATGTGTGATTACTatcgggagtcttgagactagtgtagatctcatgcttcttgatatggtagactttgatgttattttgggcaggGATTGGCTGTCACTTTATCATACTGTATTAGATTTCCataccggggttgcctcgattggagtggagagggactactcgccattctactag